AACGGTATGCCTGAATCAAGATAGGGTATACGCATTCATCGCATCGTCGGGCGTTTTTGATTGTAAATATAATAAATTTCAATCTATCAGCCGCTGGTCTTATATTATTTTCCTTTGCCACCAATGCGGAGTTTCTTGCATACTGCAGCACGATGTATGAAACACATTTGCCGGGTTGACCGGAACCATAAGCAACTCCAAGGTTTGGATTGCCTGACCGCAGGAGCATTTCAAATTCTTTTATTACATTTGTTTTGAACTTGCAATAACTGCGGATTGCTTACGGCGGAAAGGTGCATGGATAAATTAATAGGCGGAGATTGAAATTAGCACAGGAAAATATTGAACGTATCCACAAAGTGGTTAAACACATAGAGCTGAACATTGACAGTGAAATGCCGCTGGATGATTTAGCCGAATTGGCCTGTTTCTCTCCGTTTCATTTTCAGCGTATATTTAAGGAAGTACTGGGCGAAACTCCCAAGCAATTCATAAAACGTCTGCGGCTTGAGGAAGCTGCGCGGATTATTGCGTTCCAACCCGAATTGAACATTCTTGAAGTAGCCGTAAAAGTAGGGTTTCAATCGCTGGAAGCATTTTCCAGAGCATTTAAAGACTATTATTCTTTAAGTCCCGATAAATACCGTAAGTCGAGCGAAATTGAACGTATCAACATTACCCAGATTCCTTACAGCAAGAATATTTTAATTGATGAAGCAAAAATAGAAATTTCATTTCCCGAACATAAACCAGAGTTTGAAGATTTAAAGCCGGAAATTGTCAACAGGCCGGGGCAAAAATGTGTTTGCCTGCAAACCACGCTGCAATCGCCCGTACTTATTAAAGAGAGTTTTAAACGAATTAAGCAGTGGGCTGAAGCAAGAGATTTGATTAACGGCGAAACGGCAATATTCGGATTAATAAAAGATTATCCTGTTTTCACTTCACTGGATAAATGCAGGTTTTTAACCTGCGTTGCATTAGGTAAACAAACTATAACGTCAGGACTGGTCAGCTTTCTCGAGATTCCTTCCACAAAATATGTGAGCTTTGTAAAGGAGGGCAGTTTTCAGGATATTATAAAAACTGCTTCTTATGTTGTTCATGCGTGGCTGCCCGAGAGCGCATTTAAATTGAAACTGGAACCCATATTGCTGGTGCCTTTAAATGACCCTTCGATTACAGACTTCAACGAAAATTCCTACCAGATCTACATTCCGGTTGAAGCGGAGTAATATATAGCAAGAAATGTTAAGCTCTTCGCAACTTATGTGAAAATTTCCGTTTCACAGTCATGTAATTTTGTCAAAAATATTCATAGAATAATTAAAGCAAAATTTATGATAACATTAGAAGGTGTTACGAAAGTATTCCGGTTAAAAGAAAGAACCTTTACCGCGTTAAACAATATTGAACTCTCCATCAGCAAAGGCGAATATGTTGCCGTGGTCGGGAAATCCGGAAGTGGTAAATCCACATTATTAAACATGATTACCGGTATAGACCATCCGAGCAGCGGAAAAATATGTTTAAACGGAACCGAAATCGGAACGCTGAACGAGAGCCGGCTGGCAACATGGCGTGGAAAGAACATTGGAATTGTATTTCAGTTTTTTCAATTGATTCCGACACTCACGATTCTCGAAAATTTATTGCTGGCTATGGAATTTGTAAATGTCATTCCAAAGAATGAACGTACACAAAGGGCGAAAAAACTGTTAGCTGATGTAGGAATTCCGGAACAGGCGCATAAAATGCCTGCTTCCCTTTCGGGCGGCGAACAACAGCGTGCTGCCATTGCAAGAGCGCTGGCAAACGACCCGGCAATAGTTGTTGCCGATGAACCTACCGGAAACCTCGACAGCAAAACGGCTGAAGCTGTCAATTTAATTTTCAGTTCGCTTGCAAAATCGGGCAAGACGGTGATTGTAGTTACTCACGAAAAAGATATTGCATCAAAATACGACCGCACATTTACATTATCGGATGGTGAAATAGTATCAACGCAATCTAAAGACTAACGACCATGGATAAGAAATTAATAAAAGCGGTAAGAGATTTAAGTTCAAATCCAAAGCGGACATTGCTGGTTGTATTTGCGCTGATGCTTGGTATATGGGGTCTGGGAACGGTGCTCGTTTCCTATACCATACTGATGAAAGATTTGTCGGCCAATTACCAGAGGACGTCGCCCTTAAATGTAGTGTATCATTCAACTGATTTTGATAAACTCAATCTGAAAGAGTTTAATGAAAAGCCCGAAATAGCAGGCGCAGAATTCAGAGACTTTTCTTTACACCGAATCGAAATACGACCCGACGTCTGGATTCCGCTGTGGATTTTCGGTGTAGAGAATTTTGAAGATTTCAAACTGGCCCGCGTTTTTCAGCAAGAAGGAAACCTGGTGCCTGAACCGGGAACTATTTTAATGGAACGCGACGGAAAAAAAGTTTCAGATATACTGCTTGATTCTGCCCCCAAAGTCCGCATTGGAGGAAAAACAATCAGGGTGAAAGTCAGCGGAATCTGTTTTGACCCTGCACAGGCTCCTGCAACACAAGATGCTTTTATTTATTCGTATACCGACAAAAAAACCTACACTCAAATTACCGGTTTGCCCGTGAATCAACGCTTGATTGTTCGTCTGAAAAATGTGAATTCAAAGCAGGATGTTGAACGGACAAGCAAATTATTGGAAGCGTATTTTGCAGCCAAAGGAATAATTATCAGTTCGGTGGATATTCCAAAGTTCAATGAGCATCCGCATCAGTGGCAGCTGAACACCCTGTTGTTTTTAATCGGAACCATCGGTTTTTTGGCTTTTATCATGGGCTCGGTGCTGGTTTCGCAACTGGTAAAATCAATCATGGCAAACCAAATCAAGCAAATTGGAATATTGAAGGCTATCGGTGCTTCGCAACGGCAGGTTTTTAAGATTTATATTGCAATGCTTTTAATAATTGGTGCAATAGCCGGAGCAATTGCAATTCCTTTATCCATAAAATCCGGAAGCGCCTTTGCTTATTTTATTGCCGGGAAATTGAATTTCGATATT
This DNA window, taken from Bacteroidota bacterium, encodes the following:
- a CDS encoding AraC family transcriptional regulator, yielding MKLAQENIERIHKVVKHIELNIDSEMPLDDLAELACFSPFHFQRIFKEVLGETPKQFIKRLRLEEAARIIAFQPELNILEVAVKVGFQSLEAFSRAFKDYYSLSPDKYRKSSEIERINITQIPYSKNILIDEAKIEISFPEHKPEFEDLKPEIVNRPGQKCVCLQTTLQSPVLIKESFKRIKQWAEARDLINGETAIFGLIKDYPVFTSLDKCRFLTCVALGKQTITSGLVSFLEIPSTKYVSFVKEGSFQDIIKTASYVVHAWLPESAFKLKLEPILLVPLNDPSITDFNENSYQIYIPVEAE
- a CDS encoding ABC transporter ATP-binding protein: MITLEGVTKVFRLKERTFTALNNIELSISKGEYVAVVGKSGSGKSTLLNMITGIDHPSSGKICLNGTEIGTLNESRLATWRGKNIGIVFQFFQLIPTLTILENLLLAMEFVNVIPKNERTQRAKKLLADVGIPEQAHKMPASLSGGEQQRAAIARALANDPAIVVADEPTGNLDSKTAEAVNLIFSSLAKSGKTVIVVTHEKDIASKYDRTFTLSDGEIVSTQSKD